A genomic segment from Amphiura filiformis chromosome 10, Afil_fr2py, whole genome shotgun sequence encodes:
- the LOC140162729 gene encoding uncharacterized protein: MESNETETSMADEDSKIATSTDNASNDDNENYEKLPKEQVSEGIRQDVIMWMAGMFFIIALLGTMFGLGHLRGWNAQSGYSHNSSADRFLPEPFEPEPGVPGRSDRDANTRWYYWQLPPGEANALTRLFVWMCYIGHQLTIWATIFYAQKKKINGEIPGPKYSSQIFTFQSMPLLLNIFFHIMHLTQTHITYDALAQDVSEASSQGAVIMLLVLVLLMEYRDRGLAFKWPTADNKDKVSRKLRLSQGPVNMVRKYHGYAFAWGAIYTFWYHPMENTWGHALGFMHTWMIMLQGSLMYTNVHLNRLWRLILEAWVVIHGSIVASQTGGPDLNGTFLWPMFCFGFLWMFTMTQIFGFSFWKKIPWWLRFFPFLVYLGICVWCYSWIPDKNGNYYIRLPQEIIRIPGLEYASVLYAWLLLWIFQRVEKKINTNKSDEERNKPLSAAYETLYILGFMLVYVIMIVLSYLLQQLDAKQSLFTLMIVLMFVFIFFTCVSFMFLDPIFKRRSSKVVPGKITDKRDKANGYGAVGGDDIHAKSNKGYEDTDM; the protein is encoded by the exons ATGGAAAGCAACGAAACGG AAACTTCTATGGCAGATGAGGACTCTAAGATCGCTACATCAACAGACAAtgcatctaacgatgacaatGAAAACTATGAAAAGTTACCCAAGGAACAG GTCTCAGAAGGAATCCGTCAGGATGTCATCATGTGGATGGCAGGCATGTTCTTCATCATCGCTTTGCTGGGTACTATGTTCGGTCTTGGACATCTACGTGGATGGAATGCCCAATCAGGTTACTCACACAACAGCTCCGCAGATCGGTTTCTTCCCGAGCCTTTTGAACCAGAGCCTGGAGTACCTGGAAGATCAGATCGCGATGCGAATACCAGATGGTACTATTGGCAGTTGCCACCCGGTGAAGCCAATGCATTAACAAGGCTATTTGTATGGATGTGCTATATCGGTCATCAGTTGACAATTTGGGCGACTATCTTCTATGCACAGAAGAAGAAGATAAACGGGGAAATCCCAGGACCAAAATACAGCAGTCAGATTTTTACTTTTCAATCAATGCCGCTACTTTTGAATATTTTCTTCCACATCATGCATCTGACACAAACCCACATTACGTATGATGCTCTTGCACAGGATGTGTCTGAGGCAAGTTCTCAAGGCGCTGTTATCATGCTCCTTGTGTTGGTGTTACTTATGGAATACCGGGACCGTGGACTTGCCTTCAAGTGGCCAACCGCAGATAACAAAGACAAAGTCAGCCGCAAGCTTCGCTTATCTCAAGGCCCCGTCAATATGGTTCGAAAATACCACGGGTATGCCTTCGCGTGGGGAGCTATCTATACATTCTGGTACCATCCTATGGAAAACACGTGGGGACATGCTCTCGGATTTATGCATACATGGATGATTATGCTTCAGGGAAGCCTTATGTACACCAATGTACATCTAAACCGTCTATGGAGGCTCATCTTAGAAGCATGGGTGGTTATTCATGGGTCGATTGTCGCTTCTCAAACAGGAGGTCCAGATCTTAATGGTACATTCCTTTGGCCAATGTTTTGCTTTGGATTCCTTTGGATGTTTACCATGACGCAGATTTTTGGGTTCTCGTTTTGGAAGAAGATACCATGGTGGCTACGGTTCTTCCCATTTCTAGTGTATCTTGGAATATGCGTATGGTGCTACAGCTGGATCCCAGATAAAAAT GGCAACTACTACATACGCCTACCACAAGAAATCATCCGCATCCCCGGACTTGAGTATGCTTCCGTGCTCTACGCATGGCTCCTTCTTTGGATCTTCCAACGAGTGGAAAAGAAGATCAATACTAACAAATCTGATGAGGAGAGAAACAAGCCATTATCAGCAGCATATGAAACATTATACATCCTTGGTTTTATGTTAGTCTATGTTATTATGATTGTGTTGAGTTATCTGTTACAACAGTTAGATGCTAAACAAAGCTTGTTTACTCTTATGATTGTACTcatgtttgtctttattttttTCACGTGTGTTAGTTTTATGTTTCTGGATCCTATTTTTAAACGAAGAAGCTCAAAGGTTGTACCAGGGAAGATTACGGACAAACGTGATAAGGCAAATGGCTATGGAGCTGTAGGAGGAGATGACATTCATGCTAAAAGTAACAAGGGGTATGAAGACACGGACATGTAA